In bacterium, a single window of DNA contains:
- a CDS encoding M1 family metallopeptidase, producing MKRLLDIHTWSVARLAVLLIVTATCAPTLLLAREPGERPVLPAEWPQVALIEGKGTPAAKAQIPSGTAQAPGMAVPDPRQLRYDVIHYGLDLQVEATAGWLSGRVETVFVVTDGPLDQFVLDLRDNMNISGVAIKAPYQNLATWTRQDDRVIVNLPTPIATGTAGMIEVQYWGQPQVEGLFGYRVETNAAGDPIVATVSEPWSARSWWPCKDDPNDRAMTTVTIRAPLGMVGVSNGKLTLRSGNTTQWFQVNPVPTYLVSIAVGDYVELADQYDGPAGRIDLRHWVYPGEEDDVREDMSVLPGMLDFCASLLGPYPFAGQPFGIAEVPWDEAMEHPTAVTWGDVLVTGTHQFDTVLMHELAHMWFGNLVSPVDWTHIWLNEGFATYFEALWAEHV from the coding sequence ATGAAACGCCTGCTGGACATCCACACCTGGTCTGTGGCTCGCCTCGCTGTCCTGCTGATCGTGACCGCGACGTGCGCCCCGACCCTGCTTCTCGCCCGTGAGCCGGGGGAGCGCCCCGTGCTGCCCGCCGAATGGCCCCAGGTGGCCCTCATCGAGGGCAAGGGCACACCGGCGGCGAAGGCCCAGATCCCCTCGGGCACCGCCCAGGCCCCGGGCATGGCCGTGCCCGACCCCCGTCAGCTCCGCTACGACGTGATCCACTACGGCCTCGATCTGCAGGTCGAGGCGACGGCCGGCTGGCTCTCGGGCCGGGTCGAGACCGTCTTCGTCGTCACCGACGGCCCCCTCGACCAGTTCGTGCTCGACCTGCGCGACAACATGAACATCTCCGGCGTGGCGATCAAGGCCCCCTACCAGAACCTCGCCACCTGGACCCGGCAGGACGACCGCGTCATCGTCAACCTGCCCACGCCCATCGCCACCGGCACGGCCGGCATGATCGAGGTCCAGTACTGGGGCCAGCCGCAGGTCGAGGGCCTCTTCGGCTACCGGGTCGAGACGAACGCCGCCGGCGACCCCATCGTGGCCACGGTCAGCGAGCCGTGGAGCGCGCGTTCCTGGTGGCCCTGCAAGGACGACCCCAACGACCGCGCCATGACCACCGTGACGATCCGCGCGCCGCTGGGCATGGTCGGCGTCTCCAACGGCAAGCTCACCCTGCGATCCGGCAACACGACCCAGTGGTTCCAGGTGAACCCGGTCCCGACCTACCTCGTGAGCATCGCCGTGGGCGACTACGTCGAGCTCGCCGACCAGTACGACGGCCCGGCGGGCAGGATCGATCTGCGCCACTGGGTGTACCCCGGCGAGGAGGACGACGTGCGCGAGGACATGTCGGTCCTGCCCGGGATGCTCGACTTCTGCGCCTCGCTGCTCGGCCCCTACCCCTTCGCCGGCCAACCCTTCGGCATCGCCGAGGTGCCCTGGGACGAGGCCATGGAACACCCCACGGCCGTCACCTGGGGCGACGTCCTCGTCACGGGCACGCACCAGTTCGACACCGTGCTCATGCACGAGCTGGCCCACATGTGGTTCGGCAACCTCGTCTCGCCCGTCGACTGGACCCACATCTGGCTGAACGAGGGCTTCGCCACCTACTTCGAGGCCCTGTGGGCGGAACACGT
- a CDS encoding nucleoside deaminase has translation MQAAVAEARRGLRSGEGGPFGAVITRDGVIIARAHNQVVGSNDPTAHAEVQAIRAACRALGTFDLSGCEIWSTCEPCPMCFAAIHWARLDRLAYGATREDAAAVGFDDARIYRELDGREAPPFAVAADVERDACRALMSEWRDDASRVPY, from the coding sequence ATGCAGGCCGCCGTGGCCGAAGCCCGCCGCGGCCTCCGCAGCGGCGAGGGCGGCCCCTTCGGCGCCGTCATCACCCGCGACGGCGTGATCATCGCCCGCGCCCACAACCAGGTGGTCGGCAGCAACGACCCCACCGCCCACGCCGAGGTGCAGGCCATCCGGGCCGCCTGCCGCGCCCTCGGCACCTTCGACCTGTCGGGCTGCGAGATCTGGTCCACCTGCGAACCCTGCCCCATGTGCTTCGCCGCCATCCACTGGGCCCGCCTCGACCGGCTCGCCTACGGTGCCACGCGGGAGGACGCCGCGGCGGTGGGCTTCGACGACGCCCGGATCTACCGCGAGCTGGACGGCCGCGAGGCGCCGCCCTTCGCCGTCGCAGCGGACGTGGAGCGCGACGCGTGCCGCGCGCTCATGAGCGAGTGGCGCGACGACGCGTCGCGCGTGCCGTACTGA
- a CDS encoding phosphatase PAP2 family protein, translating to MNRCLPFLLLLAGVVLTPTPAHALKDPGPPPARGPGRDAVYAGRVFVHDTAYVATSPFRITGRQALVWSGILATTLVIYNNDEAIRDAVHDGRDQPGLKWFYELGEFAEPVGHMGVMNKYWFAGLGVSYAVGSDKATRIFGEILEAHFIAGFGKLAVQSVAGRDRPHAGNGPESWGNEDATSFPSGHAINIFELATILSHHANRTWFTVGAYTVAAAVGVQRVASDAHWPSDVFLSAAFGTAVARCLVNLHDRYGGPRPVVAGTPQGPALAVSWRF from the coding sequence ATGAACCGTTGCCTGCCGTTCCTGCTGCTGCTGGCGGGCGTCGTCCTGACGCCGACGCCGGCCCACGCCCTGAAGGACCCGGGGCCGCCGCCGGCGCGCGGCCCGGGCCGCGACGCGGTCTACGCCGGCCGGGTCTTCGTCCACGACACGGCCTACGTCGCCACGTCGCCGTTCCGCATCACGGGCCGGCAGGCCCTGGTCTGGTCGGGCATCCTGGCCACGACGCTGGTCATCTACAACAACGACGAGGCGATCCGTGACGCGGTGCATGACGGCCGCGACCAGCCCGGCCTGAAGTGGTTCTACGAACTGGGCGAGTTCGCCGAGCCGGTGGGCCACATGGGGGTCATGAACAAGTACTGGTTCGCCGGCCTGGGCGTCAGCTACGCCGTCGGTTCGGACAAGGCGACCCGCATCTTCGGCGAGATCCTCGAGGCGCACTTCATCGCGGGTTTCGGCAAGCTGGCGGTCCAGTCGGTGGCCGGCCGCGACCGGCCCCACGCCGGCAACGGGCCCGAGTCGTGGGGCAACGAGGACGCCACCAGCTTCCCGAGCGGCCACGCCATCAACATCTTCGAACTGGCCACGATCCTCTCCCACCACGCGAACCGCACCTGGTTCACCGTCGGGGCCTACACCGTGGCGGCGGCGGTCGGGGTCCAGCGGGTGGCGAGCGACGCCCACTGGCCCAGCGACGTCTTCCTCTCGGCCGCCTTCGGCACCGCCGTCGCGCGCTGCCTCGTCAACCTGCACGACCGCTACGGTGGTCCGCGTCCGGTGGTGGCCGGCACGCCGCAGGGGCCCGCCCTGGCCGTGTCCTGGCGTTTCTGA
- a CDS encoding DUF429 domain-containing protein, producing MAPRFVLGLDLAGPANAPDTAAALFATRGTGLALVELRTGLDDRALLAWLRGHVPVAGALVAGLDAPLSYNPGGGDRPGDRALRARLTAAGLPPGSVMAPTMTRMAYLTLRGMAVARLLQATWPDPFVCETHPGGSLVLRGAEAGLVRSLKRVAGARTAVLAWLATQGVAGLPTRAGDHAVMAAAAALGAHGAARGRAVWRHAAEPPLHPFDLVC from the coding sequence ATGGCACCCCGCTTCGTGCTCGGCCTCGATCTGGCCGGACCGGCCAATGCCCCCGACACCGCCGCCGCCCTCTTCGCGACCCGCGGCACGGGCCTGGCCCTCGTCGAACTGCGCACCGGCCTGGACGACCGCGCCCTGCTGGCGTGGCTGCGGGGGCATGTGCCCGTCGCCGGCGCCCTCGTGGCCGGGCTCGATGCCCCGTTGAGCTACAATCCCGGCGGCGGCGACCGTCCCGGCGACCGGGCCCTGCGGGCGCGGCTCACCGCGGCGGGGTTGCCCCCGGGCAGCGTCATGGCGCCGACCATGACCCGCATGGCGTATCTCACTCTGCGGGGCATGGCCGTGGCCCGCCTGCTGCAGGCGACCTGGCCCGACCCGTTCGTGTGCGAAACCCATCCCGGGGGGAGCCTCGTGCTGCGCGGGGCGGAGGCGGGGCTCGTGCGGTCGCTGAAGCGCGTGGCCGGCGCCCGGACCGCGGTGCTGGCGTGGCTCGCGACCCAGGGCGTGGCCGGTCTGCCGACCCGGGCCGGCGACCATGCCGTCATGGCCGCCGCCGCCGCCCTCGGGGCCCACGGCGCGGCGCGGGGACGCGCGGTTTGGCGGCACGCGGCCGAGCCGCCCCTGCATCCGTTCGATCTGGTGTGCTGA
- a CDS encoding flap endonuclease produces MSAPRTAWLVDGMAYVFRSFFAMRPMSAPDGTPINAVFGLGMTLQKFLGDHTPELLACCFDAGAHTFRNEIFPAYKANRGAPPEELVPQFDLCRELVARMGIATATCPGYEADDLMATLTERLLGEGCEVVIVSGDKDLAQLLRPGVRIYNLARDDWLTHDRVPEKMGVRADQVRDFLALTGDAVDNIPGVRGVGPKAACALLEVFDDLDAVYADLDRVEALPVRGAKGLRKKLEEGRDGALMSRRLVALDVAAPCDFGVDDMVYRGADSGALEAFAEQWGLGRVAARVPRR; encoded by the coding sequence GTGTCCGCTCCCCGCACCGCCTGGCTGGTCGACGGCATGGCCTACGTCTTCCGCAGCTTCTTCGCCATGCGCCCCATGTCCGCGCCGGACGGCACGCCCATCAACGCCGTCTTCGGCCTGGGCATGACGCTGCAGAAATTCCTCGGCGACCACACGCCCGAACTGCTCGCCTGCTGCTTCGACGCCGGCGCGCACACCTTCCGCAACGAGATCTTTCCCGCCTACAAGGCCAACCGCGGCGCACCGCCCGAGGAGCTGGTGCCCCAGTTCGACCTGTGCCGCGAACTGGTCGCCCGGATGGGCATCGCCACGGCGACCTGCCCCGGCTACGAAGCCGACGACCTGATGGCGACACTCACCGAACGCCTGCTCGGCGAGGGCTGCGAGGTGGTGATCGTGTCGGGCGACAAGGACCTGGCCCAGCTGCTGCGGCCCGGCGTGCGCATCTACAACCTGGCCAGGGACGACTGGCTGACCCACGACCGGGTGCCGGAGAAGATGGGCGTGCGCGCCGACCAGGTGCGCGACTTCCTCGCCCTGACCGGCGACGCCGTCGACAACATCCCGGGCGTGCGGGGCGTCGGGCCCAAGGCCGCCTGCGCCCTGCTCGAGGTCTTCGACGATCTCGATGCGGTGTACGCCGACCTCGACCGGGTCGAAGCCCTGCCGGTGCGCGGCGCCAAGGGTCTGCGGAAGAAGCTCGAGGAGGGCCGCGACGGGGCCCTCATGAGTCGCCGGCTCGTGGCCCTCGACGTCGCCGCTCCCTGCGACTTCGGCGTCGACGACATGGTCTACCGGGGCGCGGACTCGGGCGCCCTCGAAGCCTTCGCCGAGCAGTGGGGGCTCGGCCGCGTCGCCGCGCGCGTGCCGCGGCGCTGA
- a CDS encoding T9SS type A sorting domain-containing protein — protein FFDQWLTRTTYPVLRVDWQNNWQEGANEVRVRVRQEQDPEPDGSQPAYRFPLDVQMRGAGLDTTVTLIVYRLDQEFVVPLPATISNVDIDPQRWLLHDDAADVLNKSGRNVAAAPVRLLPATPNPFNPRTVFMWETEVATSDEVEIFDVMGRRLLHRQWGERTAGRREFLWTGTDDTGREAPSGIYLYRVTTRGQAEAGPFQRRLHGKVTLAR, from the coding sequence TTCTTCGACCAGTGGCTGACCCGCACCACCTACCCCGTGCTGCGCGTCGACTGGCAGAACAACTGGCAGGAGGGCGCCAACGAGGTGCGCGTCCGCGTGCGCCAGGAGCAGGACCCCGAGCCGGACGGCTCGCAGCCCGCCTACCGCTTCCCCCTCGACGTGCAGATGCGCGGCGCCGGCCTCGACACCACCGTCACCCTGATCGTCTACCGCCTCGACCAGGAGTTCGTGGTGCCCCTGCCCGCGACCATCAGCAATGTCGACATCGACCCCCAGCGCTGGCTGCTGCACGATGACGCCGCGGATGTCCTGAACAAGTCGGGCCGGAACGTCGCCGCGGCGCCGGTGCGCCTGCTGCCCGCCACGCCCAACCCGTTCAACCCCCGCACCGTGTTCATGTGGGAGACCGAGGTGGCGACCAGCGACGAGGTCGAGATCTTCGACGTGATGGGGCGGCGCCTGCTGCATCGGCAGTGGGGCGAGCGGACGGCCGGACGGCGCGAGTTCCTCTGGACCGGCACCGACGACACCGGCCGCGAGGCCCCCTCCGGCATCTACCTGTACCGGGTCACGACGCGCGGCCAGGCCGAGGCCGGCCCCTTCCAGCGCCGCCTGCACGGCAAGGTGACCCTCGCCCGCTGA
- a CDS encoding class I SAM-dependent methyltransferase, with product MESPRDRTLRLARRYAADGDPDGWFDEFYTRAGGDHRNVYWADLAPGPHLVAWLARHAAAPGGRAVVVGCGVGDDALALAAAGYAVTAFDVSPAAIALCRDRFPDAAVDWRVADLFALPADWSRAFDVVYECNTIQVLTGANRVRARRAIATLAAPGGAVLVSCRSRATDAGLDAWPLALDRPEIDGFQAEGLVAEEFDAYDDDQEPPVPHFFAVYRRPR from the coding sequence ATGGAATCGCCCCGCGACCGCACCCTCCGCCTCGCCCGCCGGTACGCCGCCGACGGCGACCCGGACGGCTGGTTCGACGAGTTCTACACGCGCGCCGGCGGCGACCACCGCAACGTCTACTGGGCCGATCTCGCGCCCGGCCCCCACCTCGTGGCGTGGCTCGCGCGCCATGCCGCCGCGCCCGGCGGACGCGCCGTCGTGGTGGGCTGCGGTGTGGGCGACGACGCCCTGGCCCTCGCCGCCGCGGGCTACGCCGTGACCGCGTTCGACGTCTCCCCGGCGGCCATCGCCCTCTGCCGCGACCGCTTTCCCGACGCCGCCGTGGACTGGCGGGTGGCCGATCTCTTCGCCCTGCCCGCCGACTGGTCCCGCGCCTTCGACGTGGTCTACGAGTGCAACACGATCCAGGTGCTCACCGGCGCGAATCGCGTGCGGGCCCGACGCGCCATCGCCACCCTGGCCGCGCCCGGCGGCGCCGTGCTCGTCTCTTGCCGCAGCCGCGCGACCGACGCCGGCCTCGACGCCTGGCCCCTGGCCCTGGACCGGCCCGAGATCGACGGCTTCCAGGCCGAAGGCCTCGTCGCGGAGGAGTTCGACGCCTACGACGACGACCAGGAGCCGCCGGTGCCCCACTTCTTCGCCGTCTACCGCCGCCCCCGCTGA
- a CDS encoding protein kinase: MIGRSLSHYEIIGLLGQGGMGEVYRARDTRLDREVALKVLPAAMADDPARLSRFAREARTVAGLNHPNIVTLHSVDEADGVHFLTMELVAGRNLGELLPPDGFPAERVIAVAAAVADALATAHAQGVVHRDLKPGNVMVTDDGARVKVLDFGLAKLNLTPDEESSDTLDTLTVTRAGVLLGTPWYMSPEQARNGQVDHRSDIFSLGVMMYEMAAGKRPFEGESTIELLSAVLRDDPRPLSLLRPDLSVDLDRIIRRCLAKEPDLRYADAAALAADLRAVQGGSSVSAATLELPDPGLDTSGGRAAGSRPGRRVAAIAAGVVAVVAAGAFLLGRGGGDVATPPGGAGSVVAVLPFENLGHEADEYFAAGMTDEITSRLAVIEGLGVISRTSARVYEGSEKSIREIGGELGADYILEGTIRWDESAHRVRVSPRLIRVANDTQVWTDRYDREVTEIFALQAEIASRIAEALDVTILASARQMLDQRPTANMAAYQAYLQGMRQLRAPGFSRESFELGVQMFERAVAADPDFALAWARLASMNARIYHYGFDRTAARLAASRDAADRALALRPDLAEAHLALGQYYYWGARDYPRALAALDDAVRIAPNLAEAMLTKAYVQRRQGEFEASLESFDRYRVLSPLDPNVFVGQGETLGTLRRYPEAERAFRRAIELQPDDPYPYTETALLLLRWRGDATAARAVLAMAPAGAGNESCRVGYLVELLDRRFEAALERLDACGGEPLQAGSFYLPADLERGMALRAAGRDAEARPALQRAAAALADLVAAFPDDHRYHAALGLAAAALGRAEEAVAEARRATDLDSLARDALSAPVPLINLALVHATLGQVDPAVAALDEALAIPSIMSTAWLRADPRWDAIRDAPAFVRLLDRHETRSE; encoded by the coding sequence ATGATCGGCCGCTCCCTGTCGCACTACGAGATCATCGGTCTGCTCGGCCAGGGCGGCATGGGCGAGGTGTACCGGGCCCGGGACACCCGGCTCGACCGCGAGGTGGCGCTGAAGGTGCTGCCGGCCGCCATGGCCGACGACCCGGCCCGCCTGTCGCGCTTCGCCCGCGAGGCCCGCACGGTCGCGGGTCTGAACCATCCCAACATCGTCACCCTGCACAGCGTCGACGAGGCCGACGGCGTCCACTTCCTCACCATGGAACTGGTGGCCGGACGCAATCTCGGCGAACTGCTGCCGCCGGACGGCTTCCCGGCCGAGCGGGTGATCGCCGTCGCCGCGGCCGTCGCCGACGCCCTGGCCACGGCCCACGCCCAGGGCGTCGTCCACCGCGACCTGAAGCCCGGCAACGTCATGGTCACCGACGACGGCGCACGCGTGAAGGTGCTCGACTTCGGCCTCGCGAAGCTGAACCTGACCCCGGACGAGGAAAGCAGCGACACCCTCGACACGCTCACCGTGACCCGCGCCGGCGTGCTGCTGGGCACCCCCTGGTACATGTCGCCCGAACAGGCGCGCAACGGACAGGTCGACCACCGCTCCGACATCTTCTCCCTCGGCGTCATGATGTACGAGATGGCCGCGGGCAAGCGGCCGTTCGAGGGCGAGAGCACCATCGAACTGCTCTCGGCGGTGCTGCGCGACGATCCCCGCCCCCTGTCGCTGCTCCGCCCCGACCTGTCGGTCGACCTCGATCGCATCATCCGGCGCTGCCTGGCCAAGGAGCCGGACCTCCGCTACGCCGACGCCGCCGCGTTGGCGGCCGACCTCCGGGCCGTGCAGGGCGGGTCGTCCGTGTCGGCGGCGACCCTCGAGCTGCCCGACCCCGGGCTCGACACGTCGGGCGGCCGGGCCGCGGGATCCCGGCCCGGACGCCGGGTGGCCGCGATCGCGGCCGGCGTCGTGGCGGTGGTCGCCGCCGGCGCCTTCCTGCTCGGCCGCGGCGGGGGCGACGTCGCGACGCCACCGGGCGGCGCGGGCTCGGTCGTCGCCGTACTGCCCTTCGAGAACCTGGGCCACGAGGCCGACGAGTACTTCGCGGCGGGCATGACCGACGAGATCACCTCCCGCCTCGCCGTGATCGAAGGCCTCGGCGTCATCTCCCGCACGAGCGCCCGGGTGTACGAGGGGTCGGAGAAGTCGATCCGCGAGATCGGCGGCGAACTCGGCGCCGACTACATCCTGGAGGGCACGATCCGCTGGGACGAGTCGGCCCACCGCGTGCGCGTGTCGCCCCGCCTGATCCGCGTGGCCAACGACACCCAGGTCTGGACCGACCGCTACGACCGCGAGGTCACGGAGATCTTCGCCCTCCAGGCCGAGATCGCCTCGCGCATCGCCGAGGCCCTGGACGTGACCATCCTCGCGAGCGCGCGGCAGATGCTCGACCAGCGCCCCACGGCGAACATGGCCGCCTACCAGGCCTACCTGCAGGGCATGCGCCAGCTCCGCGCCCCGGGCTTCAGCCGCGAGTCGTTCGAGCTGGGCGTGCAGATGTTCGAGCGCGCGGTCGCGGCCGACCCGGACTTCGCCCTCGCCTGGGCCCGCCTCGCGTCCATGAACGCCCGGATCTACCACTACGGCTTCGACCGCACCGCCGCCCGCCTGGCCGCGTCCCGGGACGCCGCCGACCGGGCCCTCGCCCTGCGCCCCGACCTCGCCGAGGCCCATCTGGCCCTGGGCCAGTACTACTACTGGGGCGCGCGCGACTACCCCCGCGCCCTGGCCGCCCTCGACGACGCGGTCCGGATCGCCCCGAACCTGGCCGAGGCCATGCTCACGAAGGCGTACGTCCAGCGGCGACAGGGCGAGTTCGAAGCCTCGCTCGAGTCGTTCGATCGCTACCGCGTGCTCAGCCCCCTCGACCCCAACGTGTTCGTCGGCCAGGGCGAGACCCTCGGCACCCTGCGCCGCTATCCGGAGGCCGAACGGGCCTTCCGCCGGGCCATCGAACTGCAGCCCGACGACCCCTATCCGTACACCGAGACGGCGCTGCTGCTGCTCCGTTGGCGGGGCGACGCCACGGCCGCCCGCGCCGTCCTCGCCATGGCGCCCGCCGGGGCGGGCAACGAGTCGTGCCGGGTCGGCTATCTGGTCGAGCTGCTCGACCGTCGTTTCGAGGCCGCGCTCGAGCGCCTCGACGCCTGCGGCGGCGAACCGCTGCAGGCCGGCTCGTTCTACCTCCCCGCCGACCTGGAGCGGGGCATGGCCCTGCGCGCCGCCGGCCGCGACGCCGAAGCCCGCCCGGCGCTGCAGCGGGCCGCCGCCGCTCTCGCGGACCTGGTCGCCGCCTTCCCCGACGACCATCGCTACCACGCCGCGCTGGGCCTGGCCGCAGCGGCCCTCGGTCGCGCCGAAGAGGCCGTCGCCGAGGCCCGCCGCGCCACCGATCTCGATTCCCTGGCCCGGGACGCCCTCTCCGCGCCCGTGCCCCTGATCAACCTGGCCCTCGTGCACGCGACCCTCGGCCAGGTCGATCCCGCCGTGGCGGCCCTGGACGAGGCGCTTGCCATCCCCTCGATCATGTCGACGGCCTGGCTCCGTGCCGATCCGCGCTGGGACGCGATCCGCGACGCCCCGGCTTTCGTCCGGCTGCTGGACCGCCACGAGACCCGATCGGAGTAG
- a CDS encoding thiol-activated cytolysin family protein, which translates to MRRQNRFLLFLSLFLLLAGACSRDDGPVDPGGSGSKPTELVAVLDAGGEFSEPAPLYEETDPEEYDSGDEQYYCTRSTVNLVENFDTYPQFDPNSRIVYPGNLLQGITLGNATPSEIPVARGGGSIVVTLVNGSGTVARTLPEVSIGSVYTAMNEIIAGTPDDLPARTSFTMERISTREQLGVAMRANYNSLTTDIRGSLDYSSDVRYNSFLVKLTQSYYTMAFTTPTDPSQFFGAGVTTEQLSRYVQPGNPAAYVSSVTYGRIFYLLIQSTETAYDMEASIRASFQGATSGGTFDGGVKYVSELNEVKIGGYAIGGDSQLANQALMGDFEALKAFVALGDRITTGQPISYTVNAAADPARQLRVSVATQYDLVDCTPLGESLPGGLAWYRGDRGVQWAPDIFDGSSKRIRVWENLFGDAQRDMPKSNGLANGAGSWWDHWSILYFHVWPNSEGRFPDECFPEVNFQGSMMRDTDYTMFAVLSLGDFDPTTSPELKWLWGDGVDAGRTLEMGFTRPDHRFFVGHGGSTRVAAPLIGPIDFNIIDQTGFHVLTVRFSQTEGMRLYDQGVLIAEDATMTTPIEVFTGAKLGVTGFARNDRAQADASLMFRELQVYPFAATESQRRALETSLMERWGI; encoded by the coding sequence ATGCGTCGTCAAAACAGATTCCTGCTTTTCCTGTCGCTCTTCCTGCTGCTGGCCGGCGCCTGCTCACGCGACGACGGTCCCGTCGATCCCGGCGGATCGGGCAGCAAGCCCACCGAACTGGTCGCCGTGCTCGACGCCGGCGGCGAGTTCAGCGAGCCGGCGCCCCTGTACGAGGAGACCGACCCCGAGGAGTACGACAGCGGCGACGAGCAGTACTACTGCACCCGCTCGACGGTGAACCTGGTCGAGAACTTCGACACGTACCCCCAGTTCGACCCCAACTCGCGCATCGTCTACCCGGGCAACCTGCTCCAGGGCATCACGCTCGGCAACGCGACCCCGTCGGAGATCCCGGTCGCGCGGGGGGGCGGCTCGATCGTCGTGACGCTGGTGAACGGCTCGGGCACGGTCGCCCGCACCCTGCCCGAGGTGAGCATCGGGTCGGTGTACACGGCCATGAACGAGATCATCGCCGGCACGCCGGACGATCTGCCGGCGCGGACGAGCTTCACCATGGAGCGCATCTCGACGCGCGAGCAGCTCGGCGTGGCCATGCGGGCCAACTACAACTCGCTGACCACCGACATCCGGGGCAGCCTCGACTACTCGAGCGACGTGCGCTACAATAGCTTCCTGGTGAAGCTGACCCAGAGCTACTACACCATGGCCTTCACCACTCCCACGGACCCGTCCCAGTTCTTCGGAGCGGGCGTGACGACCGAGCAGCTGTCGCGCTACGTGCAGCCGGGCAATCCGGCGGCCTACGTGTCGAGCGTCACCTACGGGCGCATCTTCTACCTGCTGATCCAGTCGACCGAGACGGCGTACGACATGGAGGCCAGCATCCGGGCCTCGTTCCAGGGCGCGACCTCGGGCGGCACCTTCGACGGCGGCGTGAAGTACGTGAGCGAGCTGAACGAGGTGAAGATCGGCGGCTACGCCATCGGTGGCGACAGCCAGCTGGCCAACCAGGCGCTGATGGGCGACTTCGAGGCCCTGAAGGCCTTCGTGGCCCTGGGCGACCGCATCACCACCGGACAGCCCATCAGCTACACGGTGAACGCGGCGGCCGATCCGGCCCGGCAGCTCCGAGTGAGCGTGGCGACCCAGTACGACCTCGTCGACTGCACGCCGCTGGGCGAGTCGCTGCCCGGCGGCCTGGCCTGGTACCGGGGTGACCGGGGCGTGCAGTGGGCGCCCGACATCTTTGACGGCAGCAGCAAGCGCATCCGGGTGTGGGAGAACCTGTTCGGCGACGCCCAGAGGGACATGCCCAAGAGCAACGGGCTGGCCAACGGCGCGGGCAGCTGGTGGGACCACTGGAGCATCCTGTACTTCCACGTCTGGCCGAACAGCGAAGGCCGTTTTCCGGACGAGTGCTTCCCCGAGGTGAACTTCCAGGGCTCGATGATGCGGGACACCGACTACACCATGTTCGCCGTGCTGTCGCTGGGCGACTTCGATCCGACGACGTCGCCGGAACTGAAGTGGCTGTGGGGCGACGGCGTCGACGCCGGACGCACGCTCGAGATGGGCTTCACCCGTCCGGACCACCGCTTCTTCGTGGGGCATGGCGGTTCGACGCGAGTGGCCGCGCCGCTGATCGGGCCGATCGACTTCAACATCATCGACCAGACCGGCTTCCACGTGCTGACGGTGCGCTTCTCGCAGACCGAGGGGATGCGCCTGTACGACCAGGGCGTGCTCATCGCCGAGGATGCGACGATGACCACGCCCATCGAGGTCTTCACGGGCGCCAAGCTGGGCGTCACCGGCTTCGCCCGCAACGACAGGGCCCAGGCCGACGCCTCGCTCATGTTCCGCGAGCTGCAGGTGTACCCGTTCGCCGCGACCGAGTCGCAGCGGCGGGCCCTGGAGACGTCGCTCATGGAGCGGTGGGGGATCTGA
- a CDS encoding flavin reductase family protein translates to MSLSKEETRGVGQIPSGLFIVCARDGEMIDGYLASFIQQVSFSPLLLALAVKPGRPAYDLIKAGRPFSINVVGDHDSSFLRHFWTGYDPDLNPFREIPHTVEESGTVTLDGAKAVIEARLVGSAEPGDHLVVFAEVASSRILNDEAKPFVHLRKSGLEY, encoded by the coding sequence ATGAGTCTGAGCAAGGAAGAGACCCGCGGCGTCGGCCAGATCCCGAGCGGCCTGTTCATCGTCTGCGCCCGCGACGGCGAAATGATCGACGGCTATCTGGCGTCGTTCATCCAGCAGGTGAGCTTCTCCCCGCTTCTGCTGGCCCTGGCCGTCAAGCCCGGCCGCCCGGCGTACGACCTGATCAAGGCCGGCCGTCCCTTCTCCATCAACGTCGTCGGCGACCACGACTCCAGCTTCCTGCGCCACTTCTGGACGGGCTACGACCCCGACCTGAACCCCTTCCGCGAGATTCCCCACACCGTCGAGGAGTCGGGCACGGTCACCCTGGACGGGGCCAAGGCCGTCATCGAGGCCAGGCTGGTCGGGTCGGCGGAGCCGGGCGACCACCTGGTGGTGTTCGCCGAAGTCGCGTCGTCGCGGATCCTGAACGACGAGGCCAAGCCCTTCGTGCACCTGCGGAAGTCCGGACTCGAGTACTGA